The genomic region TCAGGAGGTGGCGGAGCTGGTGCGGTGGATGCGGGCGCACAACGCGACCCAGCCACCGGAGCAGCGGGCGGGCTTCTACGGGCTGGACCTCTATAGCCTGCACGCCTCGCTGCGCGCGGTGGTGGACTACCTGGAGAAGGTGGACCCGGCGGCGGCCCGGAGAGCACGGGAGCGCTACGCGTGCTTCGAGCACTTCGGCGAGGACCCGCAGGCGTACGGGCACGCCACGGCGTACGGCTACGCGGGCACCTGCGAGGACGCGGTGGTGGAGCAGTTGATGGAACTCCAGCAGCGCCGACCCCAGGGAGCGAGGGACGAGGACGCGCGCTTCTTCGCCGAGCAGAACGCGCGGCTGGCGCGGGACGCGGAGGCCTACTACCGGACGATGTATGCGGGCCGCAACGAGAGCTGGAACCTGCGCGACACGCACATGGCGGACGCGGCGGACGCGCTGGCCGAACACCTGTCCCGGAAGACGGGCCGGAGCGCGCGGATGGTGGTGTGGGCGCACAACTCGCACCTGGGGGATGCGCGGGCCACGCAGCTCGGAGACCAGGGCGAGCTGAACCTGGGGCAGCTCCTGCGCCAGCGCCACGGCAAGGCCGTGTACAACGTGGGCTTCAGCACGTACACGGGCACGGTCATCGCCGCCAAGGAGTGGGACGGACGGGGCCTGCGCCGCCGGGTGCGGCCGGCACTGCCGGGCAGCTACGAGCACCTGTTCCACGAGGTGGGCCTGGGGCGCTTCCTGCTGCGCATGGAAGACCTGGGCGAGGCGGCCTCGGGCCTGCGCGAGCGGCGACTGGAGCGCGCCATTGGCGTGGTGTACGCGCCGCGCACGGAGCGCTGGAGCCACTACTTCCTGGCGGACCTGCCCGCGCAGTTCGACGCGGTGATGCACTACGACGAGACATGGGCGCTCACGCCGCTGGACAAGGACGCCGGCCACGAGGAGGAGGACGCTCCCGACACCTACCCGTTCGGCCTGTAGCGCCAGGCTGGGGTACTGTGCCCTTCCCTGCCCATGAGCCTCCTCCTTCCCCTCGCGCTCGCCACGGTGGTGGCGACCACCCCCACCGTTGAAGGCCACTGGGAGGGCACGGTCATCTGCCCCCCTCCGGTCCTGTCTCCGGGCCAGCCTCCACAGGCCTTCGCGCTCCATGTCCTCATCGCTCCGGGGCCCCAGGGCTTCCAGGGCCTCCTGAGCTCGCCGCAGCCGGGGATGTCCGCGGAGCTGAAGTCCGTCACCGTGAAGGAGGAGCAGCTTCGCGTCACCGCGAACGTGCCCCAGAACTACCAGGTCGTCCTATCCGGAGAGCTCGACGGCCCCTCCTGGGCGGGGACCCTGACCCAGGGCCCGCTCTCCTGTTCCGCGACGTTCCAGCGCCTCTCGGACCTCCAGCGGAAGACGCTGCCCATTCCCCCCCTGGCCCAGTCCCAACCGAAGTGGAGCTGGATCACCGTCGGGGAGATGGTCTTCCGTTACTATGGCGTCATCGTGACGAAGGACACCGTGGCCTCTTCGTCCCAGTGCAACATCGTCCGCGCGCTGTACTCGGGCAGCGAGCAGTTCCAGTGCAACTCCAACTGCAGCCTCTGCGATTCCATGGGCGGTGGAAGCACCCTCGAGGTGGCGGGGATGCTGACGGCTTTCCCCCGGAAGCTCGCCACCACCGGGCGCCAGACGCCCAAGCTCTTCGCCGCCGGAGCGCCCGTGCTCCCGGCCAGCGACATGCTGCGAGAGCTCGAGCAGGGCAACCCCGTCCTGGTGGGACTCAGCCCGGGCGCGTCATCCGCGATTCCGGCGAGCCTGGACCGATTCCTCGCGCCCATGCATGCCGCGCTGGTCGTCGGCTACCTGAAGACCTCGGCCGAGACGTGGTACCTCGTCAACGACCCCTACCCGTTCTCGGATCCCCTCACGAACCCCTATCTGCAGCAGCAGGGCGTGCCCGTCATGGGCCTGCACCAGGGCGCACCGGTTCCGGTGGCGTATTGGATTCGGGAGAGCGCGTTGAAGTCGGGCTTGCAGTGGAGCGAGTCGTTCCTGCTGCGCGCGGAGCCTGGGGCTGCTTCAGGTGTGCCTCGATCCGACCCTTGAAATCGGGCAGCAGTGCGTTGGGGATGGGGACGGAGAGGTTGTACTGGGCGATCTTCCAGCCCGTCCCCTCCTTCACCAGCACCCCCGAGCCTCGGCACGGCCCCATGTTGGGGGTGTCGAGCGCCTCGTCGAACCAGGCCACGGCGCCATCCTTCGACAGGGAGATGTTGCGGGACACGGCCTTGAAGCTCCACGCCTTGCCGCGCGCGAAGAAGGGCTTGGCCCACACCCGGAACGCATCGCGCGTCCACCGCTCGGTGGCATCCGTGCCCAGGAAGACACCGTCCGCGGTGAAGTGGCCGAAATAACGCGCCTCGTCCGCCTCGGCGGCGGCCTTGTGCCAGTCATCCAGCACGGCGGCGATGGCGGGGCGCGCATCCGCCTTGCCGGCCTCGGGGGTGGCGGCGGCGAGTGCAAGACACAGCAGGGAGGCTATGGACACGGAGTGTCTCCGGGATGGAGGGCGTTCACGATATGAAGCGCGAGGGCCCAGGCCCTGGTCAAGCCGCACGGCGGGAAAGGTGACACACGTGGTTCTCGAGAGCTTCCAGGTGGGTGCGGGCGAGGTACCCACCGTGCTGCTGCACGGCTTCCTCGGCTCGGGGCGCAACCTGCGCTCGCTCGCCACGGCCTGGAGCGAGGCGGATCCCCGCCGGCGCTTCCTGTTGGTGGACCTCACCGGCCATGGCACCTCCCCGCCCCTGCCGCCGGGCGCGGACCTGGACACCCTCGCGAGGGACGTGCTGGAGACGGCGCGTGCCAAGGGCTTCACCGGGCCGCTGGAGCTGGTGGGGCATTCACTGGGAGGCCGGGTGTCGCTCGCGGCGAGCCTCGCCGCTCCCTCGGAGGTCGCCAGCGTGACGCTGCTGGACATCACCCCGAGCCCCGTGCCGGTGGACCTCTCCGAGAGCGGCATGGTGCTCAACGTGCTGCTCCAGGCGCCGGACAGCGCGCCGAGCCGGCGGGAGATGCGCGCGGCGCTGGTGGGCCGAGAGCTGTCGGAGCCGCTGGCCGACTGGCTGGTCATGAACCTCACCTCCACGCCCGAGGGAGGGGTGCGCTGGCGCTTCGACCGGCAGGCGCTCTCCGAGCTGCACGGGCGGGTGAACGGAACGGACCTCTGGCCGGCGGTAGAGCGTCCGGGTGCGCGCGTGCGCTGCATTCGCGGCGGCCGTGCGCGCTATGTGTCGGACGCGGACGTGCGGCGTATGGAGGCGGCCGGCTGCCCGGTGGCCACGCTCCCGGAGGCGGGGCACTTCGTCCATGTGGATGCGCCCCAGGCACTGCTGCGCTGGCTCATGGAGGGCAACTGACGCAAG from Hyalangium ruber harbors:
- a CDS encoding alpha/beta fold hydrolase — encoded protein: MVLESFQVGAGEVPTVLLHGFLGSGRNLRSLATAWSEADPRRRFLLVDLTGHGTSPPLPPGADLDTLARDVLETARAKGFTGPLELVGHSLGGRVSLAASLAAPSEVASVTLLDITPSPVPVDLSESGMVLNVLLQAPDSAPSRREMRAALVGRELSEPLADWLVMNLTSTPEGGVRWRFDRQALSELHGRVNGTDLWPAVERPGARVRCIRGGRARYVSDADVRRMEAAGCPVATLPEAGHFVHVDAPQALLRWLMEGN
- a CDS encoding erythromycin esterase family protein, whose product is MAPFFDEDEPDISQALLDGVRSAALPLTGAPTDLDALVEGIGNARFVLLGEATHGTHEFYAMRAALTRRLIAEHGFTAVAVEADWPDALRVNAFVHGEGGDTEAEGALGDFHRFPRWMWRNQEVAELVRWMRAHNATQPPEQRAGFYGLDLYSLHASLRAVVDYLEKVDPAAARRARERYACFEHFGEDPQAYGHATAYGYAGTCEDAVVEQLMELQQRRPQGARDEDARFFAEQNARLARDAEAYYRTMYAGRNESWNLRDTHMADAADALAEHLSRKTGRSARMVVWAHNSHLGDARATQLGDQGELNLGQLLRQRHGKAVYNVGFSTYTGTVIAAKEWDGRGLRRRVRPALPGSYEHLFHEVGLGRFLLRMEDLGEAASGLRERRLERAIGVVYAPRTERWSHYFLADLPAQFDAVMHYDETWALTPLDKDAGHEEEDAPDTYPFGL
- a CDS encoding nuclear transport factor 2 family protein yields the protein MSIASLLCLALAAATPEAGKADARPAIAAVLDDWHKAAAEADEARYFGHFTADGVFLGTDATERWTRDAFRVWAKPFFARGKAWSFKAVSRNISLSKDGAVAWFDEALDTPNMGPCRGSGVLVKEGTGWKIAQYNLSVPIPNALLPDFKGRIEAHLKQPQAPRAAGTTRSTASPTSTRSPESNTPPEPVRPGAGP